The window CGACGACGGACGTGGGCGGTTCCGATACGCATGAAAAGAAACATAAGAAGCAGAAAAGACACGATGAGGAAAAGGAGGCTAGGAAAAAgcgaaagaaggagaagaagaggaaaaagcAGAAGCACAGCCCCGAGCATACCGGCAGCCTCACGCCATCCCAGCATTCCAATTCGTGATCTCTAATTTGTCCTTTTCAATTTATGccaaatttttgattttaaaatctaaaagcGATATGTTTATacgatttaaaatatacatacacgCGCGTTGTATATTTCTTTGCGCTAAAGCTGTAAAGGTAcgagtaatataattatatttggattaatccttttttgttatgtttgcacaaataagaaaatttgatATTCGCGAATTCAGACAATTTTCTGGTTATTTCTAATTTgagaaattgaataatttagtgaattaattaatctaattgTTACCGAATATTTCAACCATATTTACAGtcctaatttatatatatgcataataaataatttgcatatataaaattttttcaacattagATAATACGACGAACTCTATGtgcaaattatgtattatatatacatcatattataaagtaatgtaATCCCCTTTTTATTAAGAGGATTGTGTACAGGTCTTTTTAAAGCCCATGtagatttataaaaagctTTACGCCTTACAAAATTGTTTGCTCAATCTTCGTTATTTCGCACGCCAGACGCgaacattataattacatgcgTTCCAGTAGTGAAGTGTCTTTAAGCAAACTGGTTTATGTCTCATAAAATCTCGACGCTATAATGGCActgattaatttgaaattctgCTTTACTTTTGAAAGTTTTGCAGTAATAGGCAAAATTTaatcgttacattttttaatttatatgacttttacttaaaatcgCGCAGTATCTTTATATGCATGTTATGTTTTCTTaagcatcttttttttacttgcgtATTCGAAAGTTACCTGTACACGGTAAAGGGGGAGCGTGTAAAATATAACCGTGTGTAATATAACAATCGTGTGTAGGATACGTCGTTCCTATAAATCTGCCGATTGCCTATGCGGCGTtgcgttatatataataattgtaatttcgtCGTTATACGAAATTAGGATGTAAATAAACGTAACAGATTAACGAAAGACTGTGTAAAGAGACAGACACTCGTTGAACTCGCTGCTGTTCTGTATGCAAAGTGCTCGAAGTTTATAAGTTTACAGTCCACATGCTTTAAGCTTCACGTAATGGATTTagcggagagaaaaagaagagaaatatatCGGAGAGAAtctagatttaaaatatttatagcgCGGAAGGAAATACAGAATTAAAGTGATTGATTTCATAACAGCAGTTGGATGCCTTGTTATTTCTCATCCTAATTGTCTTCCTTTGTTTTCCCTTACACAACACATTTAGACGAACATAATAAGTTTGAATACAGTCGAAAACTGTTGCTCATACTTTGTCCCGTTTTTGGAAAATCGATTAAGTTACTATGTATGTAGAGACCGTAACTAAAGAACATTTTccaaataagatatatttaaatgtgattttttatgttcaagATTATCAAAATCAATGTACTCTAtatgattaaatttgttttttatgaaCTGTATTACTatgttaatgaaaatattatcttattaaaaaaatgttaatcttGAAATccagtaaaataataagtatgaaaaataatgtgcATATCGTAATATTTGCCCCTTTGAAACAGTTTTTCCTCTGGTAGGTTTTCgtatcattaaaaatagtagagatgttctataaaataatatggttACATGAAATACcatgtatttatatgtatattatacagttatatgtaattttttcataaaatttctttattttttgcgGATAAAGAATGGACGATATATTGTTCCAAATTGTTCCAATCGCGTGCGCGATTCAAAACCGGCCGGAACGTAGGAGTGAGGTTCGGATTGCGTTGTCCGCGTTATGCTTATGCTGTGTGGTATGCACGACCTTGCCTGCAACGCTTGTTGTTGATGGGATTATTGCAAGATGCAGCGTGGCATACTTCGCGCGACGAGTCTCCAGCTGTTGCAGAGGCGGTTCTTCAAAAAGTATCACGTGAGGGTTAGATTCGCGCCCAGCCCCACTGGTAACGATCGTTACTCTCGTTTATGTCTTATTTCTCGTCTCAGACTTGATTTTATTATCGCAAGAACACCGGCACCAATTCGGATACCAGGTTATCCTAGAACGACAATTTCTAATTCAGTTGCATCGTTTCAGGTGACTTACACTTGGGAGGATTGCGTACAGctgtatacaattatttattcgcACGTAGCAACAATGGCACATTTATTTTGAGGATCGAGGACACCGATCGGACAAGGACGGTGCCTGGGGCGATAGAAAAACTTCAGGATGATTTGCTGTGGGCAGGAATTATATCCGACGAAAATCCTACCAGAGGTGGCCCCGTTGGCCCTTATGTGCAATCATCAAGACTTGAATTGTACAAGTATGTATCTTGGGTGCTAATCCAGTTAGGCAAGTTAATCGAAAACagataactttaaaaaaaaaacgtttatatTGTTACAAAGTAGCAGTGTCTGTTCGATTTTATATCAGCAAACTATTGGCTACCACTAATGTTTTGCTTACtgcaaaagtaaaataaaatcctaAATAACTTTTCAGTCTTTTAAATTGTGTTGTAAAACTGTCATTATTTCTAGGGAACAGGTATTTAAACTCTTGAACAATGGATCTGCGTATTATTGCTTTTGTACAGAAAAGAGGCTGGAATTGCTGAGGAAAGAAGCGATAAAATGTGGACAGGTACCTAAATACGATAACAGGTGTCGGCATTTTACCAGGGATGAAGTaaatcaaatgttaaaaaaaaacacaaccTATTGTATTAGATTTAAGGTATGTCTTTTCTAAACTTATGATTTGATAGATTgataaatagatttaatagTTTTAGATTTTCAGCAGttgtttttgttaaatatttcagtTATCGTCTACACCAGAAGCCTTTCACGATATAGTTTACGGAGACGTGTTGCATGATATAACTAAATCTGAAGGGGatccaattattataaaatcagaTGGTTACCCTACTTACCATTTTGCAAATGTAGTTGATGATCATTTTATGGAGATATCTCATGTCTTACGGGGTATTGAATGGCAGGTTTCTACACCTAAACATATTATGCTTTATAAGTGagtaaagataatatttctcacgtaaaattcttattattgactattataaattctatttattacaGAGCGTTTGGCTGGGATCCTCCTGTATATGGGCACTTGCCTCTAATACTGAACGCAGATGGATCAAAGTTGTCGAAAAGACAAGGTGACATAAAAATTGAGTCATTTAGAAAACAAGGTATTTTTCCACTAGCATTGTTGAATTATGTAATAGGGGCTGGTGGTGGTTTTCATAAACAGCTGGAGAACCAAAATCTTTACAGCTattcagaattaattaaacaggtatttgttattagtaacaaagtttttttttgtaaatattttttttatatattaaaatttacgcttaatttttttcgttttagtTTGatgttaacaaaataaaattaagctcTGGTAAACTTATGCcagaaaaattaatggaatttAACAAATTGGAAATTGCAAACTTGTTGCAAGATAAAGAGaaccataaattttttattgagagaattaaaaaattagtgttGGAAGCATTTCCTGAATGGTATGTTTAATTCCACACACACTATATAGTAATTccatattcatataaaatcaataatattcttacttaaaaaaatttatcataccGTTTCTATTTTAGGAAAAATGATGGAAATTTACAGTTGGATGATGATCACATAATAACTACATTAAAGTGGGCCCAAAACAGAATATGGACACTCAATGATCTCGTCAAAAAAGATTTAGCATTTCTATGGATTGTTCCGTCTTCTACATCAAGTGTTAAACAAACTGGGTGTTCAGGTTTTTTAACttctttatacaaaaaatgttgaaattttattgattaaagctgtattatattattgcgtTATTTCAgatgcaattaaattattgaatgcGGAATTAGTCGAAATTGatgctaataattataagaCAGATTGGATGGCAccatatttaaaagattttgcCGAGAAGAACGGAGTTCCATTTGCTGCTTTCATGAAAACTCTGAGAAGCGTAATGTGTGGTGTAAAGGTTAAtaacatacaaattaatttttattatgaaaaaaatatgcatatatataatatcaatattgatGCTTAATAGGTTGGACCACCTGTTGCTGAAATGATGGAAATTTTAGGAAAAGATAGAACATTATTGCGACTGCAGCGCTGTGTTTCCTGAGAATTTACACCATATTGCTTAATTGCAGATTGATTATACCAGAGAGGAATctgagagcggtcatcgcgtcgttttaaaGTGTTTTCATTCATCAGCATACAAAATGTGCATATTGAACtacgtagtcaaatatctacgAATCCCGTaagtaatgtgcatgactttttgggtctcttctatgctatatctacgtttatttggttctgttttatacccgtaaattttacaattatatgcattcatattttaaatctgttttatgcaaatgtgcataatcgtgttctataaatgtgcaataccacatatacatgatataaattcaatctattgatttgataaaaattcactcaccgattgctgtcgctgctcctgctgctgatgctgctgctgctactgctacgtTCCTTTACCGGTTTTGgacggataatatatcacacacacgAGCAAAACGTAAActgcgcgcgagaatttcacttggcgcgaccgttacatttgaaaaaattatgtgaaaagTACGGCACGTCAAGACACACTGAAcagttaaataaatcaattcgcTCCCAGAGTTTGATTGCGCGACGACTAGTAAATGTTTCATTATCGGCACGATCGACATTCTACCAAAGGTATTGCGTACACTCTCAAGCGAATACGCGCACACGAAAACTTTGTCCGGAACGAAAATCAACGTGGCGTGATgtcacgtaacttcgtggaaacgcaggctgaaaaaccgtttgaatgaaaatcacacgccgagatacaacggagacaaattcgtttcgagaatttcgtatgctcgcacgactAGTAGCACTTCAATTAGCACTCGCGATATACTACCGAACGTATCATTCCCTTCGAGCAAATACTTTGCGCGAACGCACACGCGAACACTTCACTCGAAACCGAAGGCACGATACCGCgctttacacatgaatacGTACGATCTCACGTCTCGCGACGGCACTCGACAGTCTCAACATCGTAGTTGGGCACAATTCGAATTCTGAATACGCGAGACACACGCGAAACACGCACGGAATCAACGGAACGTCCGATCACGTCCGGCCGGCGCTGGAGCACGACTGCCGGCACGGCAGCAGCGGACGTGACCGTTGGTAGGTAcactcggcggtactcggcgctagtcggcgcgACTCGGCGGCCGACTTGCCGAGTcgcgccgactagcgccgagtaccgccgagtgTACCTATCAACGGTCACGTCCGCCGCTGCCGTGCCGGCAGCCATGTTTCTTCGTGCTCCAGCGCTGGTCATACGTAGTCGAACGTTCCGTTGACTCCGTGCGTGTTTCGTGTGTGTCTCGCGTATTCAGAATTCGAATTGTGCCCAACTACGATGTTGAGACTGTCGAGAGTGCCGTCGCGAGACGTGAGATCGTACgtattcatgtgtaaagcGCGGTATCGTGCCTTCGGTTTCGAGTGAAGTGTTCGCGTGTGCTTTCGAGCAGTGTTTGCTCGAAGGGGATGATACGTTCGGTAGTATATCGCGAGTGCTAATTGAAGTGCTACTagtcgtgcgagcatacgaaattctCGAAACAAATTTGTCTTCGTTCGTCGTATCTCGGCGTGTgattttcattcaaacggttttcTCAGCCTGCTTTTTCACaaagttacgtgacgtcacgccactttcgtgccatgttgattttcgccaatcagacgagccgtccttttcacgtatatttttccaaatgtaacggtcgcgccaagtgaaattctcgcgcgcgatttacgttttactcgtgtgtgatatattatccgtaatatcgggagtgccgaataaggaatcgggcgatcgttattaatgtgcggttcgagaatagcaggatgatgtcagcagaaagcggcttCCATGGATCGAGCTACTcggtattaaatatactattttttcaagtgatacatttctttagtgcttttgtttttgagtttaggaataatatttattacattttcagaatcaaaaccggaaaaggaatgaagcagtagcagcagcagcagcagcagcagcagcatcagcagcaggagcagcgacagcaatcggtaagtgaatttttatcaaatcagttatttgaatttatattatgtatatgtggtattgcacatttatagaacacgattatacatatttgcataaaacagatttaaaatatgaatgcataaaattgtaaaatttgcgggtatagcatgaaacagaatcaaataaacctggacatagcatagaagggacccaaaagtcatgcacattacctatgggattcatagatatttgattacatagttcaatgtgcacattttgtgcactgATGGATAAAAACACCTTAAAACGACGTGATGatcgctctcaggttcctttCTGATTATACTGTCAAAGataaaatacgtttaaaaaaattaatttagtttacatgtttttataaaaaggatTTTATCTTTGACAgatgtttttctttataataatgcaTGAATATGTCGAAATCTTCATTAGGAAAATCTGATTTAAGTATATAAGGTTATCACACACTTGTGTGACTACATAGACCGCTGCTGTAAATTGGAGTAACCAGGCGTTAATTCATAATCACTAAAATGAAAAGGTTTAGACGGCGAAATTAATTCGAAATATTGATATGTTTTACCAGCGTCCCAATTGAGATCCCGCTGTTCATTCATGGAAACGATAGATTtaagagttttattaatattgatacatacataaatatgaaaatcaaTTGTTACGATACGTTATATCTGTAGTCGTACttacataaacaaattaagaagGAATTTTCAAGATTGTCATTATCAAAAACCATCAAGCttttaataacagaaattaTATCACTGAACAATACGAAATGAAACCTCTTAAGCAATTGAATATcacttttattcaatattatcatcatgtaattagatattaaattgacatttaattttctatctttCATGAAAAGTGGAAACAAAGCAtctgacaaaaaatatattaacataattagcatttaaactaattttgcaaaatgttagTAAATGTTTCTTTATCTTTGATAAAATCTTTGTGGAAAGAAtacagttttttataatttgctaAACGACAAAAACTGCTTttgttgatatttattattatattaatataatatattgacacattaatataatgttccatatatattcatatattaacattatatttatattatatattaatatatgtatatttatacactacaaaaatataaaaacaagtaAAACATACCTCGATGAACTAATGGAGCAACTTAAtgttaatgattttataatattatcgtttatcacatttttaaaaattttttaataataattagcttactaaaagaaagtaatatagaaattctgaaatacggaactttgaaattttactttattatagaatagtgatttttaaaatacagaaCGAATTTGTAAGTTTCATCTTATATAATGCaacatgtaatttatatacactTAAGTACAAAAAGAtcaatacatgtataaattatgcataattatcttgatgaaaatatatgtataaagtgCTTGTGTGTATAACAGATTGAACACCTTTATTCTTAAGTTTTCGATACAATACACAAGATCTTTCTTATATAGCACACAGgatttataatacacataCAATCATTTGGATAGCACATTTGATGtcagtaatttaatttctaaaataaaatctaagaatatcataaaagaatgatttatagtaaaattttttgacaaagaaaatgaacaaataaagaaattgttgaTGAGAATGCACCAAGTAAATGTCTATTCCGATTACAATAAaacagattattaaattagtatttattagtatttatatatgaatataattataaatcctGTTATTGTATCAATGTtaagatattatttgataaattgcCAATTAACATGCCTGATATAATGATTCTAAACTGTGTTtggacaaaatataaaaaattttcataaatttattgtgaaaCATGAAaccaatttttgtataaatataagtcTGCTTGTAAAGTctgttatgaaaaattaatattttttaataaaagagacatctatacaataaaataatgatgaatgtataataaattacacaaaattttatttatatcaatcttTGAAagatatatacttaaaaagaaaaactaaatatttgaagaaatgTAAATCCTAAACTAGTCTCAGTGCAATTTCagaataacaatgtaaatataggtaattaaaattagaacagTGTAAATCAAGTTGAGTTAATACAGAGTTACATCTCTACGTATACATTTAagcatatatataatcttaattaaaaaaaatttaacattttcatcTCTTGATATAAGAAaactttacaattaaaataaattctgcgtattgcaaaaatattcagataaataatattttaatattgtagatacgataactttttttactttacaaattagtttttatcacAGTAGTTTTAATTCATGTCGCAATGTACTTATGGTCCTATTCTGCAAACAGGAAATTTTCTATATCTTCTGAATATATTTCAATCTATATGCTATTTTCAATctaaaactataaaatgtaTTGATCAATCGTTTAAATCTatgtcaatatatatttttaggaagctttattaaaaacaaattaattgaatctaaaacaaaaaagtgtttatccaattaaatttttttagcagaaaacaatttaaaattttttagtccTCTCATGACTAATTTTGATtagcaaatatatattctattatattttagaaagtttTAGATTAGTCACTATatacaaacataaaaatcttGAAGTGATAGTTTTAGACTAGTTCTATATGCAGAATGTATATAACTGGTTA of the Monomorium pharaonis isolate MP-MQ-018 chromosome 11, ASM1337386v2, whole genome shotgun sequence genome contains:
- the LOC105829091 gene encoding probable glutamate--tRNA ligase, mitochondrial, which produces MQRGILRATSLQLLQRRFFKKYHVRVRFAPSPTGDLHLGGLRTAVYNYLFARSNNGTFILRIEDTDRTRTVPGAIEKLQDDLLWAGIISDENPTRGGPVGPYVQSSRLELYKEQVFKLLNNGSAYYCFCTEKRLELLRKEAIKCGQVPKYDNRCRHFTRDEVNQMLKKNTTYCIRFKLSSTPEAFHDIVYGDVLHDITKSEGDPIIIKSDGYPTYHFANVVDDHFMEISHVLRGIEWQVSTPKHIMLYKAFGWDPPVYGHLPLILNADGSKLSKRQGDIKIESFRKQGIFPLALLNYVIGAGGGFHKQLENQNLYSYSELIKQFDVNKIKLSSGKLMPEKLMEFNKLEIANLLQDKENHKFFIERIKKLVLEAFPEWKNDGNLQLDDDHIITTLKWAQNRIWTLNDLVKKDLAFLWIVPSSTSSVKQTGCSDAIKLLNAELVEIDANNYKTDWMAPYLKDFAEKNGVPFAAFMKTLRSVMCGVKVGPPVAEMMEILGKDRTLLRLQRCVS